A genome region from Cerasicoccus sp. TK19100 includes the following:
- a CDS encoding thiol-disulfide oxidoreductase DCC family protein, with translation MTQRVQSPPDKPLMLWDGDCGFCKRSAQRLQRRTGDQIDYAAYQTMLKRFPEIPEAELEKAVHLVEPDGGIYHSAEAIYRALAHAPGWRWTKRFYEKSRLFRALSEWGYRRVANNRYFISKFW, from the coding sequence ATGACGCAACGCGTGCAATCGCCGCCGGACAAACCGCTCATGCTGTGGGACGGGGATTGCGGCTTTTGCAAACGCTCAGCCCAACGCCTCCAGCGCCGCACTGGCGACCAGATCGACTACGCCGCCTACCAGACGATGCTCAAGCGCTTCCCCGAAATCCCCGAAGCCGAGCTCGAAAAAGCCGTGCACCTCGTCGAGCCCGATGGCGGCATCTACCACTCCGCTGAGGCCATCTACCGCGCCCTCGCTCACGCCCCCGGCTGGCGCTGGACGAAGCGCTTTTACGAAAAAAGCCGCCTCTTCCGCGCCCTCAGCGAATGGGGCTACCGCCGCGTCGCCAACAATCGGTATTTCATCTCGAAGTTCTGGTGA
- a CDS encoding DUF1592 domain-containing protein, whose protein sequence is MSRSPTIASLLLLAAAPLCAAGGDAFAAGETLSWHDTRMLMAEYCFDCHGGFLTEGGVDLVQTQFERTVAETPEKWEKVVKALRIHYMPPLDHREMPPEHREALLRAVDARLLQVAEKSTPDHETLRRLNRYEFANTLNDLLLVDFPAREQLPGDDTGYGFDNNADVLKVSPLLLERYLSLAADAAEWAVPLPAKTRADRYAGSMFDGSGGDRGSGQSVYASGMEQAAKIDLSLPARGVYRVKLHLAGDQAGDEPVRARVHGLGEAQVVDAPSADIGAPTMVELEFSQNQPGERRLAVELANDFYDEHAPPPNDRNLVLVAMELEGPFQTEADLMTPFLERHFGGLPEAVAPAQMRQGIQRFASRAFRRPVTGEELNSLWMVYQQELKRTDNDPRRALHAVMDTVMASPNFIYRVEPDDAANEYALASWLSYYLWGSMPDDRLFELARKGELRAGLDAEIQRMLRDPRSRTLTEEFAAQWLQFRDLHSLQVDRKTYPDYNWRLRNAMWQENTRFFKDLIAQDRSILRVLDADYTFVNDILAEHYGLADKPGRGFKRVSLADTNRRGMWSQAGVLTVTSHPDRTSPVLRGKFILENLLGMAPPPPPANIPSLSAANDHPTPKDFRESLALHRADPNCASCHNILDPIGLAMEGYDGIGAERDEAAPAETLFDGAVIDSPSALVAYLVETRREEFVATFTEKLATYATGRGVNYRDRPALEQIAAETAAQDYRIGALITAVARHYAPGGAN, encoded by the coding sequence ATGAGTCGTTCCCCCACGATTGCCAGTCTCCTGTTGCTAGCTGCGGCACCCTTGTGCGCGGCGGGTGGGGATGCCTTTGCCGCAGGGGAGACGCTGAGCTGGCATGACACGCGCATGCTGATGGCCGAGTATTGCTTCGACTGCCATGGCGGGTTCCTGACGGAGGGTGGGGTGGACCTTGTCCAGACGCAGTTTGAGCGCACCGTCGCCGAGACGCCGGAAAAGTGGGAGAAGGTCGTTAAAGCGTTGCGAATTCACTACATGCCGCCGCTCGACCACCGGGAAATGCCGCCCGAGCACCGCGAGGCCCTGCTGCGCGCCGTGGACGCCCGCCTCCTACAGGTCGCGGAGAAATCCACGCCCGACCACGAGACGCTGCGCCGGCTGAATCGCTACGAGTTTGCCAACACGCTCAACGACCTGTTGCTGGTGGACTTCCCCGCGCGTGAGCAATTGCCGGGTGATGACACCGGCTACGGTTTCGACAACAACGCCGACGTGTTGAAAGTTTCCCCGCTGCTCTTGGAGCGCTACCTGAGCCTCGCGGCGGATGCCGCGGAGTGGGCGGTGCCGCTGCCCGCCAAGACGCGTGCGGATCGCTACGCGGGCAGCATGTTTGACGGCAGTGGCGGCGACCGCGGCTCGGGCCAGAGCGTTTACGCGAGCGGTATGGAGCAGGCGGCCAAAATCGATCTCTCCTTGCCCGCGCGGGGTGTTTATCGGGTGAAGCTTCATTTGGCGGGTGACCAGGCGGGCGATGAACCGGTCCGCGCGCGGGTCCATGGCCTGGGCGAGGCGCAGGTGGTCGACGCGCCTTCGGCCGACATCGGTGCGCCCACGATGGTCGAGCTGGAATTCTCGCAAAACCAGCCTGGCGAGCGCCGCCTCGCCGTCGAGCTGGCCAACGATTTTTATGACGAGCACGCGCCGCCGCCGAATGACCGCAACCTGGTCTTGGTTGCCATGGAGCTGGAGGGGCCGTTTCAAACCGAGGCCGACTTGATGACGCCGTTTCTGGAGCGTCACTTTGGTGGGCTGCCGGAAGCCGTCGCCCCCGCGCAGATGCGGCAGGGGATTCAGCGTTTCGCCAGCCGCGCCTTTCGCCGCCCGGTGACCGGTGAGGAGCTGAATTCGCTGTGGATGGTTTACCAGCAGGAACTCAAGCGGACGGATAATGACCCCCGCCGCGCCTTGCATGCGGTGATGGACACCGTCATGGCCTCGCCGAACTTCATTTACCGCGTGGAGCCCGATGATGCGGCCAACGAATACGCGCTGGCCAGTTGGCTCTCGTATTACCTGTGGGGCTCGATGCCGGATGACCGCCTGTTCGAGCTCGCGCGCAAGGGCGAGCTGCGGGCGGGCCTCGACGCCGAGATCCAGCGCATGCTGCGCGACCCGCGTTCGCGTACGCTCACGGAAGAGTTCGCCGCGCAGTGGCTGCAGTTCCGTGATTTGCACAGCCTGCAAGTCGACCGCAAGACCTACCCCGACTACAACTGGCGGCTGCGCAACGCGATGTGGCAGGAGAACACGCGCTTCTTTAAAGACCTGATCGCGCAGGACCGCTCGATTCTGCGGGTGCTCGATGCGGACTACACCTTCGTTAACGACATCCTGGCCGAGCATTACGGGCTCGCCGACAAGCCCGGGCGTGGCTTTAAGCGTGTCTCGCTGGCGGACACCAACCGGCGCGGCATGTGGAGCCAGGCTGGGGTGCTGACCGTTACCTCGCACCCCGACCGGACCAGCCCGGTGCTGCGGGGGAAGTTCATTCTGGAAAATTTACTCGGCATGGCCCCGCCTCCGCCCCCGGCGAACATCCCTTCGCTCAGCGCGGCCAATGACCACCCGACGCCCAAGGATTTCCGCGAAAGTCTGGCGCTGCACCGTGCTGATCCCAACTGCGCCTCCTGCCATAACATTCTGGACCCGATCGGTCTGGCGATGGAAGGCTACGACGGCATCGGTGCCGAGCGCGATGAGGCCGCCCCGGCCGAAACCTTGTTCGATGGCGCGGTGATCGACAGCCCCAGCGCGCTCGTGGCCTACCTCGTCGAGACGCGGCGCGAAGAGTTTGTGGCGACCTTTACCGAAAAGCTGGCGACTTACGCGACTGGCCGCGGAGTCAACTACCGCGACCGCCCTGCTTTGGAGCAGATTGCCGCCGAAACCGCCGCGCAGGACTACCGCATCGGCGCGCTGATCACCGCCGTGGCCCGCCACTACGCCCCGGGCGGGGCGAACTGA
- a CDS encoding DUF1552 domain-containing protein, producing MSTPIPSQALHRRTFLRGLGSVVALPLFYSLPGSALAESLAPAVKPIGLTPDGKPLRMGFIYHPNGVINENWFPAATGKLSSLPPTLEPLAGVINNVRVVSGLKHDKAAGNGDGAGDHARANATFLTGMQARKTGGEDIQIGQSIDQVLARKMDGVTDLPSMELSCSRQRKTGSCDSGYSCAYQYNLSWRTPTTPNVPEVNPKQAFERIFGASDPTKRRQIEERWARRQSVLDGVRDDTRRLYRQLSAEERDKLASYLESVRAVESRIQSNLEMPRPPEDYELPVGIPADYSEYLDAMFDIMALAFASDCTRVATFMLAHDGSNQIFPEIDIRSGHHNLSHHENDGSKIEQLKKIDRFYLEAYARFLEKLAATPDGENGRLLDSCLLVYGGGISDGNRHNHDNLPVLLAGETKAIGGGEHVRVNHEPMCNLYIDLAERFGVGMQSFGDSTGRLRMA from the coding sequence ATGTCCACGCCCATCCCATCCCAAGCTTTGCACCGCCGCACGTTTTTGCGGGGGCTGGGGTCGGTGGTGGCGTTGCCGTTGTTTTACTCGCTGCCTGGCAGTGCGCTGGCGGAGTCGCTAGCGCCGGCGGTGAAGCCGATTGGGCTGACTCCGGATGGCAAGCCGCTGCGAATGGGCTTCATTTACCACCCCAACGGCGTGATCAACGAGAACTGGTTTCCGGCGGCCACGGGGAAATTATCCTCATTGCCGCCGACGCTGGAGCCGCTGGCCGGAGTCATTAACAACGTGCGCGTCGTTTCCGGGCTCAAGCACGACAAGGCGGCGGGCAATGGAGATGGCGCTGGCGATCACGCCCGCGCGAATGCCACGTTTTTAACCGGCATGCAGGCGCGCAAGACGGGCGGCGAAGACATCCAGATCGGCCAGTCTATCGACCAGGTGCTCGCGCGTAAGATGGACGGCGTCACCGATCTGCCGTCGATGGAGCTCTCGTGCAGTCGCCAGCGCAAGACGGGCTCTTGCGACAGCGGCTACAGCTGCGCCTACCAATATAATCTTTCCTGGCGCACGCCGACCACGCCCAACGTGCCGGAGGTCAACCCGAAGCAGGCCTTCGAGCGGATATTTGGCGCGAGCGACCCAACCAAGCGCCGCCAGATCGAGGAGCGCTGGGCGCGCCGCCAAAGCGTGCTCGATGGTGTGCGCGACGACACCCGCCGCCTCTATCGCCAGCTTTCGGCTGAGGAGCGCGACAAGCTGGCCTCGTATTTGGAGTCGGTGCGCGCGGTGGAGAGCCGCATCCAGAGCAACCTGGAAATGCCGCGCCCACCCGAGGATTACGAGCTGCCGGTGGGCATCCCGGCCGACTACAGCGAATACCTCGACGCGATGTTCGACATCATGGCGCTCGCGTTCGCCTCGGACTGCACCCGGGTGGCGACCTTTATGCTCGCGCACGACGGCAGTAACCAGATTTTCCCCGAGATCGATATTCGCAGCGGCCACCACAACCTGTCGCACCACGAAAACGACGGTAGTAAAATCGAGCAGCTCAAGAAGATCGACCGCTTTTACCTGGAGGCCTACGCGCGCTTTTTGGAAAAACTCGCGGCAACGCCCGATGGCGAAAACGGCCGCCTGCTCGACTCCTGCCTGCTGGTTTACGGCGGCGGCATCAGCGACGGCAACCGCCACAACCACGACAACCTGCCGGTGCTCCTCGCCGGCGAAACGAAAGCCATCGGCGGTGGCGAACACGTCCGCGTCAACCACGAGCCGATGTGCAATCTCTACATCGACTTGGCCGAGCGCTTCGGCGTGGGCATGCAGTCCTTCGGCGATAGCACCGGGCGCTTGCGGATGGCGTAG